The genome window GGCAACAGGCTGCAGAAAAGATGGCAGCAGTTTTGATGTTCAGCTCAATGAAGCAAAGGTGAGCCTGCCTGGAGGCGAAGATGGGGTATTATCCATCCAGATGGATATATCCGAGCTCAAGGAGCAAGAAGAGAAACTAAAATATTTGAGCTACCATGACGGATTGACCGATCTGTATAATCGCTATTATCTGACAGAAGAGATGGAACGCCTGAATACAGAAAGGCAGCTGCCGATCAGCTTGATTATGTGTGATGTAAACGGTTTGAAGATTATCAACGATGCCTACGGTCATAAAGTAGGCGATGAACTTCTGGTGAATGTGGCCGATATCCTGCGATCATGCACCAGAGAT of Halarsenatibacter silvermanii contains these proteins:
- a CDS encoding sensor domain-containing diguanylate cyclase is translated as MNDRICRISGYSEEELVGNNAFEFLVPEGHGEEFRKNIDRVMKGEELNYVATGCRKDGSSFDVQLNEAKVSLPGGEDGVLSIQMDISELKEQEEKLKYLSYHDGLTDLYNRYYLTEEMERLNTERQLPISLIMCDVNGLKIINDAYGHKVGDELLVNVADILRSCTRDEDIVSRWAGDEFVILLPQTKKEIALKICTRIENACEKAEFGDIPITLGVGVAAKHDTEEKFE